GCGGTGACGGGTTCGGGGCTGGGGCTGGGGATGTCGGTGACGTGCAGGGGGTGGCGGGCGTACAGCCACAGCTGCCGTCCGTCCGGCTTCACGTATTCTCCGCGCACAAAAGGTCTCGAGGTATCCGGTCCGGTGGAGTTGGAAAACGTGCTCATAACGGTCCTTACTTGCCCAGCGGCACCGGAGCGGGCTGGGCGCTGGTGGTGGAGCGCACCCGGGGCACGCCCCCCTTGAACTCGAGGCGGTCAATATACATCGAGCGGCGGCCACCCGCGTTGTACCCCACGTTCCCCGCTTCCCAGGCGTGGTAGTAAAACCAGGGCTTTCCCGCGCCGTCGAGCACGATGCCCTGCCCGCCCGGCCCGGCCACCTTGCCCCTCGAGGCGAGGATGGGGTTTTGGGCGGCTTTTTTGAAAGGTCCCAGCGGCGAGTTGCCCACCGCGTACCCGACCGCGTAGGTGTCGCTGTCAAAGGCCGAGGCCGAGAAGAACAGGTAGTACTTGCTGCCCTGGCGCCAGAGCGTGGGCGCTTCGATCAGGTTGCCTTCCCACAGGGCTCCGTTGTAGATCAGGTCCTTCGGTTTGCCGAGCAGTTTCATGCCGTCGGCCGAAAGTTTCTGGACCCACAGCCCGGTGCGCTGTCCGCAGCAGTTGCCGTCGTTTTTCCAGTACAGGTAACGGGTGCCGTCCTTGTCCACGAACGGGCTCGCATCGATCGACCCGCCCAGCTTGAGCTGGCAGACCAGCGGCTTGCCCGAGCGGTCCACGAACGGTCCCTCGGGCCTGCTGGCGCGCGCCGCGCCGATGCACTGACGTCCGCTTTCGGTGTGGCGGGCCGTGTAGTACAGCACATAGCCGTTCTTGACCGCCATCACCTCGGGGGCCCAGGTAAAGCCGCCGCTGGCCCAAGACGGCAACGGCCCCAGCGCGTTGCCCACGAATTCCCACGACACCAAGTCGGTGGAGCGCATGGTGGGCACGTCCATGCCCGCGCTGTTGGTGGCGTAGGCGTAGTAGGCCTTGCCGGCCCGCAGGATGAACGGGTCCGGAAAATCGTCCGGAACGACCGGGTTGGTATAGGTGGTGTTCTGCGAGGGTGCACGCTGAGCCTCGGACGCTCCCAGCGCCACCAGCGCCACCAGCGCCGAACAGAAGCGGTACGCGGTCAGCACGCTTACTCCTTGAGCCCGGTGGTCGCCAGACCCGCCACCAGGTAACGCTGCGCGAACAGGTAGGCGATCAGT
The nucleotide sequence above comes from Deinobacterium chartae. Encoded proteins:
- a CDS encoding family 43 glycosylhydrolase — protein: MLTAYRFCSALVALVALGASEAQRAPSQNTTYTNPVVPDDFPDPFILRAGKAYYAYATNSAGMDVPTMRSTDLVSWEFVGNALGPLPSWASGGFTWAPEVMAVKNGYVLYYTARHTESGRQCIGAARASRPEGPFVDRSGKPLVCQLKLGGSIDASPFVDKDGTRYLYWKNDGNCCGQRTGLWVQKLSADGMKLLGKPKDLIYNGALWEGNLIEAPTLWRQGSKYYLFFSASAFDSDTYAVGYAVGNSPLGPFKKAAQNPILASRGKVAGPGGQGIVLDGAGKPWFYYHAWEAGNVGYNAGGRRSMYIDRLEFKGGVPRVRSTTSAQPAPVPLGK